Genomic DNA from Hordeum vulgare subsp. vulgare chromosome 2H, MorexV3_pseudomolecules_assembly, whole genome shotgun sequence:
GCCGCAGCCGCAGCCGCagcagaggagagagagagggagggagaagcATATATGGCGATGCCCTTtgcctccctgtcgccggcagcCGACCACCACCGCTCCTCCCCCATCTTCCCCTTCTGCCGCTCCTCCCCTCTCTACTCGTaagccggccggccggccggccaacCGCCTCACTTCTTTCTTCGTATCTGCTTCCATCTTAGCTCGAGGGGTTCGCTAATGCGGTGACCGTCTCCGGCGCCTGTgttgtgttccgtgtgtgcagggtaggggaggaggcggcgcatcagcatcctcatcctcagcagcagcagcagcagcacgcgATGAGCGGCGCGCGGTGGGCGGCGAGGCCGGCGCCCTTCACGGCGGCGCAGTACGAGGAGCTGGAGCAGCAGGCGCTCATCTACAAgtacctcgtcgccggcgtcccCGTCCCGCAGGACCTCCTCCTCCCCATCCGCCGCGGCTTCGAGACCCTCGCCTCGCGCTTCTACCACCACCACGCCCGTACGTACCCCATCCCTTCCTCCTCCTACCCCGGCCAGGAGTAGTACTTGCTTTTTTGCATTCGCCATGCGATTTGCCCGGTTGTTTATTCGGATCGAGCACTTGCTTTTGCATTCGCCATGCGATTTGCCCGGCTTGTTTATTGGGATCGAGAGATTCAGGTGTGCTCGACCCCCATCCCATGATTCCCATCTCTTTGTTAATTGCTCCGGTCATTTGTTAATCCCTCCCCGGATTTGGCCGAGCAAAAGTCTCATTATTCTAATCCGAGCAAGCCTCGTGCCCCTGTTCAAAGATTTGCTCCTACCATCACCACCTACCACCATCCAGCAAGCATCCCCTGCCTCGCCGGGTCTTTTAATTTACTTGGGATTTCATTCTCATGTCATGTCATGTGCTATGATTTGATTAGATGGCGCTAGTCGAGTCTTGGGTTAGTTTCCATTGGTCCTTCCGTGGCAAGGGGGTTATTCCTGTCTGGTTGTTGGGAGCCTCACCCACGCATTCACTCGCTCGCTCGCTGGTCATGTCCTGCCACGGCCGATCTCACCGATCCATCCTGCATCGCATCACATGGACCCCCGACGAAAAAGATCGGCAATCAACCACGCACAGCTCCTCCTTTCCCCGGAAATTATTTCGCATACGTCCTTCCTTCCTTCGTTCCTTCCTTCTTGCGGGGTAAATGATTGGTTTGGTGGGGTGGGCACACAGATAGATCCAGGACGAGGACGACCGCCTTCGTCCGTCCCTCCGGCCGGCCGGCGTCATGATTGATTGCTACCTGCTACGGCCTTGGACTGGACGCGTCTCCGTTCTTCCGATCTCGCGTCTCCTCCTGAGTTGATTTCTTGGTCCCTCCGGATGAGCACCGACACATTCCAAGTGCGTACAGATGTATGGGGTATTTATCATGAAAAAGCATTCTTGACGTGGGTGTTTTTCGTTGTTTGCAGTTGGGTACGGGTCCTACTTCGGGAAGAAGCTGGATCCGGAGCCGGGGCGGTGCCGGCGGACGGACGGCAAGAAGTGGCGGTGCTCCAAGGAGGCCGCTCAGGACTCCAAGTACTGCGAGCGCCACATGCACCGCGGCCGCAACCGTTCAAGAAAGCCTGTGGAAACGCAGCTCGTCGCCAGCTCCCACTCCCAGTCCCAGCAGCACGCCACCGCCGCCTTCCACAACCACTCGCCGTATCCGGCGATCGCCACTGGCGGTGGCTCCTTCGCCCTGGGGTCTGCTCAGCTGCACATGGACACTGCTGCGCCTTACGCGACGACCGCCGGTGCTGCCGGAAACAAAGATTTCAGGTGACCTCTTCTCTGCATATACTCTGCTGCCGTCGTGTTGATTAGTTTTTTTTTTTAACCTAGTCGTTGGTGTCAGGGGCGTTGAGGTGGCCGATAACATGCGATGTTCCCATTTTTGTGCTTGATTGCATCAGTAGACAGTAGAGCATGTGTTGATCAGACTAGTACCAGTGCTCTTCTGACACTGTTAGTATGATCTGTGCTCGCTTAGGTAATTGCTTGCTTTGCAGTTTCTGGCCATGCTTCCTTAGCCTGGGAAGATTGCGAAACAGAGAGGTGCTCTGCTCTGCTCTGATGCAAGTTCAGAGCAGAGTGTTCTAAACTAGATTCACACGCATAGAACTTTATCTGAGTTTTATGCTCAGAGCCTGCTCTCTGTTCCTGCTCCATCTTAGGCCTGGCATTTATTTTGCTCCTTTTTCCCTCTGCTGAACCCTGTTTCTTTCCTCTTGTTTGGGTCTGCACTTAGAAAAAATAACGCCTGTTCTGCTCCAGCAAAACTTACCTGTTTCTGCCTTTCTCGTCGGGGACGCCTCATCTCATTCTACGCCTGAAACCATCTGAAAAGGCTAGCATGATTATTGAAGCCCATCACCTTTTGCAATCCATCCTCTagcttttatttttagtttcatCAGAACTTTGTGATGAGTTACCAGCAATGTCCCTTTGCCCAAGCTCTGTCATTGTAGTAGTAGGGTTACCTGCGGGGCAGTCAGCACATGCATGATGCTGCATTTCTGCCAATCATGTTTGCTTGGATGTCTGGCttcctatttttgttttgttttgtttttctcctgTCACGAGCTCCTGCTTTAAAATGTGCAGCAACAATTGCTAGCATGTCCCTTTTGTTTTGTCTACTACTCCTAGTAGACAAGTTTAGAGGTAACGTGAAGCATACCGTATATCCAAGATCATTGCTGTCCAATAAGTTTCAGAAATAGAACTTCAGCACAGTGAGAAGAGCCCCATCATCTGAGCTAACTTGTGCAAATTCAGGTATTCTGCCTATGGAGTGAGGACGTCGGCGATCGAGGAGCACAACCAGTTCATCACCGCGGCCATGGACACCGCCATGGACAACTACTCGTGGCGCCTGATGCCGTCCCAGGCCTCGGCATTCTCGCTCTCCAGCTACCCCATGCTGGGCACGCTGAGCGACCTGGACCAGAGCGCGATCTGCTCGCTGGCCAAGACTGAGAGGGAGCCACTGTCcttcttcggcggcggcggcgacttcGACGACGACTCGGCTGCGGTGAAGCAGGAGAACCAGACGCTGCGGCCCTTCTTCGACGAGTGGCCCAAGGACAGGGACTCGTGGCCGGAGCTGCAAGaccacgacgccaacaacaacagcaacgcctTCTCAGCCACCAAGCTGTCCATCTCCATGCCGGTCACCAGCTCCGACTTCTCTGGCACCACCGCCGGCTCCCGCTCGCCCAACGGTATATACTCCCGGTGAACGGCGTCGGCCGGCCTGATCTCTGCTGATTTGCCGTGGTCACGACGGACGTCCTCAAATCATCACAGATGAGCGAACCGGCCGACCCGATCGAATGTGTCTGTGAGCCGACTGCAGCTTGCTTGCTCATTTTGTATGGATCGTCGTGCAGCAGGAACGAAACACTACTCCTTTAATTTCCTTTCTTTAATTTCACAACGTTTTTTCTGGGTTTTGCCGTGTATCGGCCGGAACTGTACTACCAAGTTTTCTATAGCCTCGATGGTCATGCACGACATCGTTGACTGTTTCCCGCGCACTTACTGTTGAAATAATCTTCCATTTTTGGCTATCAATTTACCGTCAGTTCTCTGAATAAACCTCCGAACTAGTAGTAGTTGTAGATGAGATGGTCTTTACTTGATGTTTAAATGTTCGGGCTTGATAAAACACACTCGGCTTTTGCAACATTTTATGCCAACTTTTGCAACATTTTGACCTACAGATTGAAGTATTCGTCTTGTTGGCCCTCATCGGTTGAGACTTCGTTAAATCTCAATCGATTGAGTTTTAGACGGACATTTAAATGTTTAATCGAATGCTAGACGGACCCTTAAATATCCAATCGATCTTTGGATGGATCACATGGACGGGTAGGGTTGTCAGCAGGGTCACGCGTGTTGCTTCATGGTGGAGGCAAGCCCCGATCCGGGGCAAAGCTTCATGCGCAATCCTCCGACGAGCAagcatctttttttcttttcttttgatggGCGGGTTATGGGAGCATTCGGGGCACAGATGGGCATTCGTGCTTCCTCTTTTCGACTTGCTTTGGCGTGTTGAGACGCAAGGGGACACGGTTCGCTGCCCCTGGTCATGCAGGCTTActtaaggaggaggagaaagtaCAATGATGCACTGACGCTGGCTGGATCTGCCCGCGCAAAGCCTCCGTAGTTGGTGGAGGAACAGGCTGTGGTAAGCCCTTGCTGACCGTGGGCCCGTGCCTGAACTTGCTGTGTTTGTGGCCTTGGCTTGGAAGTACACGACGCGGCAGCATCCGGTTCAGTTAACTCGGTCCGTGCGGGGTGGGCAAAACTGACAAATTTGGCCCAAAAACCAAACTAATTCATAAACTGAATTACGTTCGAAAAAATATTCATCCAGCTGACCCTTTTATGTGATGCTTTTGTCTTAGGCGTCACACCACGTTGTGTGACGTCTGAGACCTACTGTGACGCCTAAGGCATAGGCCCCACATACACTGTGTGGCGTCTAAGACAAAGGTGTTATACAGTGTAGTGTGACACCTGACTGTCGGACGCCACACAAAAGGACCAGCtggatgaatttttttcaaacatAATTCAATTTGTGTAATAGTTTGGCTCCTAGGTCAAATTTGTCAATTTTGCACCTTGAGGATGGTACCAGGCTATCAGCTATACGTCAGGCTcgtatctccctctccctctctgtgtGTGTATGGTTCGGCACGGACGGTCCAGGATTCAGGATGCTCCCTTTCTTTCTTTCCCTCTTTGTTCCTGGTGCAGGTGCAGGACGGGTGGACGGGATGACGGGACGAGGACGCATCATGCGACGGAAAGCGAAGCATCGGATAGCTATGGCTTTGGGCCATTTGGGCTACGGTTGGGGCTTATCCatccatggatgcatgcatgcagtgCATGGGCAGTGGAATCGATCGGGTGGATGGACGCGTGGTACCTACCGGCGGGCGGCGGCAAGTGTCCGGCCGCGGTCGGTGGTGGGCACTGCACGGCCGTGCGTGGTGCAGGCGGTTTCGCAACGCCCGGCAGGACCGGGGAGGGGCATGTGCGCCCAGGCGAGTGCGCGCCGCGATCACGCAACCGCTCTCTACCCGCGATCGGGTTTTTTTTTTATAACCCACCCATTTTATAAATTATGACATAATGTCCATACAAATAGATTCCCGGATGCATTCGGGAGACACACCACGCCAAACATGATACCCTAGCTGATTACAAGATCTAGCCAACAAATGTGCACAAACATTTTGCTCTCGACGCACATGAAATATAGAACAAGTACTGAAAGAAGTTCTAAGATGCTTGATGTCTTGAATCACACGACCACAAAAAGATCGATCCATGTCTAACGAATTGATACGCTGAATCAGCGTCAAACAATCTGAAGCGAGAAAAACCTCCTAAAGACCTTCACTCAAAGCAAAAAAGCAAGCCTCTCTTAATAGCAATTGCCTCAGCTAGCTCAggattgaaaacttcaggaacacCAATACCATAGAAAACAATGCAAGCGTCCAAATGATCTCGCATCACTACACCTGCCCCTATACTCCTGGTATTgataaagagagcaacatcaacgTTTATCATCACCTTACCCGCCGGCGGCGGAACCCAAGATGCTGTTGAAGAGGGTTCACGCATATGGTTAGGTCTGGTAATGAACAAGTGCTTCACAATCATGTCAACATATGCTTTGATTTTTAGAGCAAGACTAGACGGATGATGGTGAATATTTTCTTGTCTGAGTTTGTTACGAGCATCCCAAATATTTCCACGCCAAATATGTGATCGGGTTAGGTCGGTCGTAGGAGTAGAACGGACGTGGTAATCCTTGCGACTTGCGTTGGTCCTCCGACGGGCGTGCTATCCATCCATGTGTCTTCCATGTACTATTTTTTTCTGGGAAAGTCTTCCATGTACTATACTCTCTTCGATTCTTAAATATAACAATGTCTACATCCAAACCCTTTAAATAACCCTTTATATGTTTACGGATGCGTTTCATCCGTGACCGGACATGAGAGAACAGTGAAAAAGTGACTCAATCATATCTCTCATATTATCCCTATATGTCTGATCTGTCCGCGAACCCTTATACCCAtctcaaatatgaaaaaaatacGAGGACTCGCGGACGCGTTTGGTCGCGAACGCGTTTGGGCATGTCTGGCCACTCCGTCATATATGACGCGACCCTATCCCGAAGCAACCTTTTCTTTcgtttattcattcttttcttcccctctcttctcctTCACCAACTACATGCAATTAAACAGACATATGAGAAAGAAAGTGAGGAGTGTCGCCGCACAAACGGATtaataggaacacatacttggtCACTGTCGGACGCGTCCGCGGACGTTTGAGGGCCCGAATTTGCAAGTCGTGGCTGAAGATGCTCTAagtattttttttaaagattttataaAAAAACTATGCACAAAGCAAAATAAGtgtatctatactctaaaatttgTCTATATattcgtatgtagttttctagtaaaaaatttaaaaattatatttaaaaacgaatggAGTAGGTAGTGCCCCATGTCGTGTCGTGCTGCGTGCACTGTGGTGGACGCGTGAGAAAGGTCGCGTTCAATGGCACATCAGCATGGTCGCGCACGCAGAGTCACAGGGACACATGGGACACATGGGAGAGAACTAGACTAGAGATTAGACTATTCATAATGAAGAGTAACATATAGACTACTCATATacatatgttactagtctaagttatTACCTCCACAGTGAATAGTAACATAAGATAGTAATAATGAGTCTTTTACTTATTAATTTATAGATTCATCTTACCTTTGTATGCGTTATGTTATTCATCATAGTATGAGTAACTAGCTAAGTTACTTAATTTCTCTTTCTTCTCATTATTTAGTTGACACATCatattttttacttaggtgacatATATGTTACTATTTATATTTACTTTCATTATGAATAGTCTAGAAAGAATACAACAAAGAATACTGTTGTGATCCTCATGCAACTGACTACGGCGAGCCACGTACGTGAAGTTTGATGGGCTCTTTACATAGGGTCGACGACGCTAGGCGAAACGAACAACCCAATGTCCAACTTTAACGAGACCTAGGAAACCCAAAAGTAGTTGAGGAACACTTCCTCGGAAGCCTTTGAACGATTACTCTGACCCGTCGTCACTTGACGCATTCTCAGCCGTCATCACGTATCACATTTTGATTGTTCTCTTCAAAtttcattatttttatattttgcatgtttttttattttttttagattgttctctttttttgtgttctGATTTTTCACCGTTATTTCTTAGCTTTTGGATGATTTTTTCAAAAAACAATTGCATAGAAGAACACGTTTTTGTTGGGTTTTTTTGCGAAATGCATGattttgctttcgtgagaggcacAGACGTAAAGGAAAAAATGTGTTATCTGACTATTattttcgtgagaggcacggttttactTTTGTGAGACGCACGGTCGTGCCTTTCGAAAAGTAAAAAAGAAAcgcgtttctgttttttttcatgaAAGGCACGCGTTTTTTCCCGCGAGAAGCATGATTTAACTTCACGAGAGGCACAAACGGAAAAAAACACGGTTTCTATTTTTTCTATCGTGATAGGCACGGTTTTTTCGTCCGGTTTTTTTTCTAAAAAAGAAGTTCGTTATGGCCTATCAACAtggaatctagttttgaagatctcacaCGCGAGAAACCAAACGGTGAAAATGATTCGAGATTTAGACGTACGATTTAGGAGAtagaatattttaaaaatataaatctatgaaaaaagagaaaacttCCAGGTTACGACAAGTGATACATATACATTGTGTACCTTATCACAATCTGAAAAGGTGAGAGTGATCTTGAAAAGAAACACTCCTCAATTAGTGATTTCGTGGAAACCCTCGAGTCACAGCAGCGTCAGATGGGCTGGCCCAGGACCGCTGCAGGCAACAGGATCTCGCATTTTCCTGTTTTACTTTCATGTTTCTTTTCGGTTTTTCACATTttttctcaaattatagacatatATATTACAAAAATATACTTAACATAATGTTTTGAAAATGTTAATCTTGCATTTGAAAATTATATAATGTTTATAAAAAAATTGTTCATCATttatacaaaagaataaaatttgTGAACATGGTTGAGCATGTATTTAAAAATAATGTTAATCAAGCTTTgaagaaattttaaaaaattacttaaaaatgttaaatgtgtatatacAAAATGTTGACAATGCATACAAAAATGTTAAACCTCTTTAAGAAATGTTAAATATATATAGAAATATTAATCATGTAATCAAACAAATGTTTAACTTGCATttgaaaatttcagatttatataCAAAAATCATTGACCTGGTGTTCAAACAAACGTTTAACTTGCACTTGATAATGTTAGATATGTATACAAAAAATGTTGACTATGTGTTCAAACAAATGGTTAACTTCAATTTTAAAATATTAATATTTGTGAAAAAAATGTTGAACGTGTGTTCAAACAAAAATATTTAATATTTATACAAAAGATGTTGAACGTGTGTTCAAACAAAAATATTTAATATTTATACAAAAGATGTTGAACGTGTgttcaaaaaaatgtttaaattgtATTTTAAAATATTAAATGTGTATGGAAAAATGGTGACCATTCATTCAAATAATGTTTAACTTGCAATTAGGAATGTTAAATATTTAGAGAAAAAATGGTGACCATGTGTTCAAAAATATGTTCAACTTCCAtttgaaaatgttaaatgtgCACAGAAAAAATGACGACCATGAGGTCATAAAAATGTTTTACTGGCATTTTAAAATTCTAAGTGTGTGTAGATTTTTTTGACCATGTGTTAAAAAAATGTTTAGCTTACTTTTTAAAATGTTAAATGTTATAGTAAAAATATTGATTATGTATTCAAAAAAGTTTAACTTGTATTTGAACTATGTTAAACATGTATCAAAAAAATGTTGATCACGTATTAAAAAAATTATACTTGCATTTAGAAAGGTTATGTGTGTATAGAAAAAATGTTGAGGATGTGTTAAAAAATGTTTAACTTGCATTTTCGAATGTgaaatgtgtatagaaaaaatgGTGACCATGTGTTCAAAAATATATTTaacttacattttaaaatatTAAATGTGGATAGAAAAACTGTCGACCATGTTTTAAAAACAATGtttaacttgcattttaaaatgttaaatgtgtatagaaatTCTTTTTACCATGTGTTCCAAATAAATCAGATTACTtttaaaatgttaaatgtgtatattagaaatgttgatcatgtattcaaaaaatgttaaaCCTGTATTTGAAATATTTTAAACTTGTAGAGAAATTTTGTCAACCATGTATTAGAAATGTAAATAGTATTTAGAATATTTTACTATGCATtcaaaaaatagattttttaaaTAAGTATAGGAAAAATATTGACTATGTGTTGGACAATggaaacaaaaggaaaaaggtaGTGAAAACATGGTAAGAAAAAAAAACTAGATAAAAACAatgaaaaagagaagaaaagaggaAATATAGTAAACCAGGGGAAACGAAGATAACCCAGTAAAAaggcaaaaaacaaaaacaaaaacagaaaaagaaactcGAAAAACCGATGGAAAACAAAGTTATCACGAATTGAACGTGGGTGTACTGACTTGGAGTGCAGGTGACACCGTAGCAAACCATGGTTCGATacatgcaccccccccccccccccattgtgCTTCTCTATTTATTCTAAATCTGCGTGAATGGGTCGATCCAATAATTATAAACACTTCAACGAGAAATCGTATCGTCTCGCTGAATGCTAGATATAGTTGTCGCGTTGTAAAAGTATATTGCCATACGTTGTTGGGTTGAGAACCCTGTCAATTCCGTTTATCAAACCAAAACCGGACATGGATAGCACTAATACACATAGGGTCGGTTCTTTTGGTTGCTTAAAAAGTAAGTCGGCTCCTCCTTAGCTTTTTGCATAAGTCGTCTCTTATATTCACTGAGGCTTCTAAGTTTGTTATGGGATAACTAATCCAGAAGTCTCAACAAAATCAATAGACGTATTTTTTAAGCTGGAAAGAGGCAACTTACTTTTAAGCCGTCCAAAAGAACTAGCCTATAGTACTTGCGAAGACGGTTTAGGGCAAACTGAAAGCTCGCCCGCGACGCGCAGCGAGACGGCTCGGCAACCTACTAGGTTCTGATTGTTATTTTGAGAGGAGGGGAATTCCACCTTCGCGTGCAACTCAAACGGCCGTAGGCCATGGCACAATAACCAGTAGACCGAGCTTACTTTTTCATCTATTTTCCGAAAACATTACTATTCGAACCATCTTTTAGTACAACACTTAACATATACATATATACGGATATACCCAATATAAATTAtttggaaaaaagaaaaatgtgAAATTTAAAAGGAATTTACAAAATATTGAAACAcatgaattttaaaaaaaaagtttGACAAGGTTCATATAAAATTAAAAACCCACGAATTTAGAAAACAACATGttgggggaacgttgcatggggaaaaaaatcctacacacacgaagacctatcatgctgatgatcatctacgagagggagatcagatccacatacacttgtagatcgctaagcgggaaacgttaagaaacgcggttgatgtagcggaacgtcttcgcgatccaaatcgccgccatcccacgatccgtcccgatctagcgccgaacgaacgacacctccgcgttcagcacacgtacagctcgatgacgatctccgccttcttgatccggcaagagatACGAAGATGTAGGTGAATTCTTCGGCAGCACgaggcgtggcggtgatgatgttggagatactccggcagggcttcgccatgccgtaccgaactagctacggatgtcacgaagtagtggagggagagagggctgcacaaaggcttggggtgcaaaaaccctctcaaatccccactatatataggaggaacgagAGGGAGggctggcttgcctcctactccaagtaggatggtTCGGCTGAGCCCAagagggaggattcctcctccaatttggtttggtggaggagtccttcccatcttgtccacctccttccttttttccttttttcctttttatttttgcttcagccgaaataggcttattggactAGCCTCAcaagcccacaaagggctggtgcaccacccatgagcctattaggtcctctccctagTGGATggtccctcccggtaaaaccccggaacccattcgtcactcccggtactttaccgataatgcccgaaatctttccggaagccaaatgcaacattcctatatatcaatcttcatttccggaccatttcggatacactcatgacgtccgggatctcatccgggactctgaataacattcggttaccaacattaataatacaactataccgaaaatgtcaccgaaccttaagtgtgcagaccctcgggttcgagaactatgtagacatgaccaagacactcttcgctcaatatccaatagcgggaactggacgtccatattggatcccacatattctacgatgatcttatcggttgaacctctatgtgaaggattcacacaatcccgtatgtcattccctttgtccttcggtatgttacttgcccgagattcgatcgtcggtatcgacatacctatttcaatctcgttaccgacaagtctctttactttttacgtaatacaagatcccgtggctaactctttagtcacattgcttgctcatacgtcccaaacgtatctataatttctgcttgttcgatgctcttttgggtgacattgttatatgttttgctactttcatacctttttacacatatttggactaacctactatctcagtgcacccagtgccagtttct
This window encodes:
- the LOC123427726 gene encoding growth-regulating factor 3-like — encoded protein: MAMPFASLSPAADHHRSSPIFPFCRSSPLYSVGEEAAHQHPHPQQQQQQHAMSGARWAARPAPFTAAQYEELEQQALIYKYLVAGVPVPQDLLLPIRRGFETLASRFYHHHALGYGSYFGKKLDPEPGRCRRTDGKKWRCSKEAAQDSKYCERHMHRGRNRSRKPVETQLVASSHSQSQQHATAAFHNHSPYPAIATGGGSFALGSAQLHMDTAAPYATTAGAAGNKDFRYSAYGVRTSAIEEHNQFITAAMDTAMDNYSWRLMPSQASAFSLSSYPMLGTLSDLDQSAICSLAKTEREPLSFFGGGGDFDDDSAAVKQENQTLRPFFDEWPKDRDSWPELQDHDANNNSNAFSATKLSISMPVTSSDFSGTTAGSRSPNGIYSR